In the Wyeomyia smithii strain HCP4-BCI-WySm-NY-G18 chromosome 2, ASM2978416v1, whole genome shotgun sequence genome, one interval contains:
- the LOC129720718 gene encoding fas-binding factor 1 → MNFDLDDPLDGLLSDGSNDSLFGNEPTKKTTKTATLAPKSENKQTKIEDLFGFKSEAAKPDPVKPAAAPAPVTVEKDPASLDYQKAPASSGGQPSSFAVRRTSTPIKKPEPNAKKEITFDDSDVLSDLGFDPKKPKSKSSVLDDILGGPIITSSKEIIAKQSKNKPTVVVTKEQSAGSKTISRQSTETSENLPTESTMMGGYAPSGGNQRRSARRKSSSTLNDPLGLFSTPLDPRKESKSAKKGADWLGLQEDSNSNDPEPVPATRTEPEVVKPVEIMKPHITQEDTTAKVSVPVVPTIPPAVEPIPTVLPLLTKPSIDTAVQAMDILNQETESVISTLQQQDFQLTVAKQMKNQEQVLMDLQHKQQTILQKQEAQFNELLQKQIHRHTHLEEIISKQQDRINANIHLMMTQPAQLLSLAAEQETPKQQSKTAKPDSEQKELFNRVQLESDLKRLELEKLRLEDLVSNITANHEQEISLLEQSYRKQIGFLDESLKIMETRMKLENKNMEEYYKTKLQNLEAEKEQLLEEHTKQIQQMETEHRAVVEKIKNNYEESLDNLKTEHREMIANIRESKLLEFSVLQDNHSYMSMLKSASNYLETASGDLQQLRDTLQDQLEFTQKEKEIQLKAREKQLDDQQRRLERTKEAAEVEKVRLLNLVETLEMKLTELTKTSSEEHWIYQQKLVKLESEKSSFEKEKEHTREKFAREEKRLDELKEQQLEEHAKLMQKIHDERQLILEEKAKLDTLSKIQKQDLTELSRAEIDAAIKVAEDAARQSDKERERLLQLQRQFESKRRELINQDSVVRARAVELENALTSAKAKERNAELAFKAVKRAEQNLQLKLQLVQKQFREVSEREDRLAKDKIELSKERLELQSTRKRLQTTRCSLCKISERSQEIGDYLTTAIQNSDSVADDRKLEASFIEMQHREPNRLDEFFDGDLDRQLQGFLERNRVDDADLGAQTLSNLAENEDGTVDSDLLLQRFNVLQPLSFFDSVDEL, encoded by the exons ATGAATTTTGATCTTGATGATCCCTTGGATGGGCTTCTTAGTGATGGCAGCAACGACAGCTTGTTTGGTAATGAACCCaccaaaaaaacaacaaaaaccgCGACTCTCGCCCCGAAATcggaaaacaaacaaacaaaaatagaagACCTATTTGGATTTAAATCTGAAGCCGCAAAGCCGGATCCTGTCAAGCCTGCTGCTGCCCCCGCACCCGTTACAGTCGAAAAGGATCCAGCTTCATTGGATTATCAAAAAGCGCCAGCATCATCTGGTGGCCAACCGTCTAGTTTTGCTGTGAGACGAACCAGTACTCCCATCAAAAAACCTGAGCCAAATGCGAAAAAGGAAATCACATTTGACGACAGTGATGTGCTTTCGGATTTAGGATTCGATCCTAAGAAACCGAAGAGTAAATCCAGCGTATTGGACGATATCCTCGGTGGTCCGATTATCACTAGCAGCAAGGAGATTATCGCGAAACAAAGTAAAAACAAACCGACGGTTGTTGTGACAAAAGAGCAATCTGCCGGTAGTAAGACTATTTCTAGGCAATCTACCGAAACCTCCGAAAATCTGCCCACCGAAAGTACGATGATGGGAGGATATGCTCCGAGTGGTGGTAATCAACGAAGGAGTGCACGCAGAAAGTCTTCCAGCACTTTGAACGATCCACTGGGACTGTTTTCAACACCTTTAGATCCAAGAAAAGAATCGAAGTCAGCCAAGAAAGGAGCAGATTGGTTGGGATTACAAGAGGATAGTAACTCTAATGATCCAGAACCTGTTCCGGCTACTCGTACGGAGCCCGAAGTGGTTAAGCCCGTTGAAATTATGAAACCGCACATCACACAGGAGGATACGACTGCTAAGGTTTCAGTACCAGTCGTGCCTACAATACCGCCAGCGGTCGAACCCATTCCGACTGTTTTACCCCTTTTAACAAAACCGAGTATAGACACTGCGGTCCAAGCTATGGATATCTTGAATCAAGAAACTGAAAGTGTCATAAGTACACTGCAGCAACAAGATTTTCAACTGACAGTTGCTAAACAGATGAAAAATCAAGAGCAAGTTCTGATGGATTTACAGCATAAACAACAAACGATTCTACAAAAGCAGGAGGCTCAGTTCAACGAATTGCTTCAGAAACAAATCCATCGTCATACTCACTTGGAGGAAATCATATCGAAACAACAGGATCGAATCAACGCCAACATTCACCTGATGATGACTCAACCAGCACAGCTTTTGTCACTTGCTGCAGAACAGGAAACCCCTAAACAGCAGTCTAAAACTGCGAAACCAGACAGCGAACAAAAGGAGCTATTTAACAGGGTCCAACTGGAATCCGATCTTAAACGTTTGGAATTGGAAAAACTTCGACTAGAGGATTTGGTTTCAAACATTACGGCCAACCACGAACAAGAGATTTCATTGCTAGAGCAAAGCTATCGCAAGCAAATAGGTTTTCTAGATGAAAgtttgaaaattatggaaaCCCGTATGAAACTCGAAAACAAGAACATGGAGGAATACTACAAAACAAAGCTGCAAAATTTAGAAGCAGAGAAGGAACAACTGTTGGAGGAGCATACCAAGCAGATTCAACAGATGGAAACAGAACATCGTGCAGTggttgaaaaaatcaaaaataattatgaGGAAAGCTTAGATAACTTGAAAACAGAGCACCGTGAAATGATCGCCAATATTCGAGAATCCAAGCTGTTGGAGTTTTCAGTCCTACAGGATAATCATTCGTATATGAGTatgctgaaaagtgcttccaatTATCTGGAAACGGCATCCGGTGATCTCCAGCAGCTGAGGGATACCTTGCAGGACCAGCTGGAGTTCACGCAAAAAGAGAAGGAGATTCAGCTGAAAGCGAGAGAAAAACAACTGGACGATCAACAGCGACGGTTGGAGCGAACGAAGGAAGCTGCTGAGGTAGAGAAAGTGCGCTTACTCAATTTGGTGGAGACGCTGGAAATGAAACTCACCGAGCTGACTAAG ACTTCGTCGGAAGAGCACTGGATCTACCAACAAAAGCTGGTAAAATTAGAATCGGAGAAGTCCAGTtttgagaaagaaaaagaacaCACCCGTGAGAAATTTGCACGCGAGGAAAAACGACTCGATGAGCTTAAAGAGCAACAGCTAGAAGAACATGCCAAACTCATGCAGAAAATTCACGACGAAAGGCAACTGATTCTGGAAGAGAAAGCAAAGTTAGACACAttgtcaaaaattcaaaaacaggaCTTAACAGAACTATCCCGCGCAGAGATTGACGCTGCGATTAAGGTTGCTGAAGATGCTGCTCGTCAATCGGATAAAGAGCGCGAAAGACTACTTCAGCTGCAGCGGCAATTCGAAAGTAAACGACGTGAGCTGATCAACCAGGACAGTGTAGTACGAGCGAGGGCTGTTGAGTTGGAAAATGCGCTCACTAGTGCCAAAGCGAAGGAGCGGAATGCCGAGTTGGCATTTAAAGCTGTTAAACGTGCTGAACAAAATCTACAGCTCAAGCTTCAGCtagttcaaaaacaatttcgCGAGGTGTCTGAGCGAGAAGATCGTCTTGCTAAAGATAAGATTGAGTTGAGTAAAGAACGGCTGGAGTTGCAGTCGACAAGAAAACGACTACAGACTACCCGGTGCAGTTTGTGTAAAATCAGCGAACGCTCACAGGAAATTGGAGACTATCTTACAACGGCCATTCAAAACTCCGACTCCGTGGCGGATGATCGAAAGCTGGAGGCGAGCTTTATCGAGATGCAGCATCGAGAGCCTAACCGGCTGGATGAATTCTTTGATGGGGATTTAGATAGGCAGCTGCAAGGATTCCTAGAAAGAAACCGTGTGGATGATGCGGACCTGGGTGCTCAAACACTTTCGAACCTGGCCGAAAATGAAGATGGCACTGTTGATTCGGACTTGCTCCTACAGAGGTTCAATGTGCTGCAACCACTGAGTTTTTTCGATAGTGTTGATGAACTCTAA
- the LOC129722986 gene encoding cytochrome c oxidase assembly protein COX11, mitochondrial produces MSLQTLCRLRPGQCMNRLFSNHNHSPLFYRCIGNRSPTDAARQHKIRTTLYYVAAAGVMTVGLSYAAVPLYRMFCQAYSYGGTTGQGHAGDKVESMQRVKDRVIKVTFNADIGASMRWNFKPQQPEIKVVPGETALAFYTAKNPTDQPVIGISTYNVIPFEAGAYFNKIQCFCFEEQQLNPHEEVDMPVFFYIDPEIMDDPRMELIDSITLSYTFFEAKEGVSFQMPSYATKHSSK; encoded by the exons ATGTCGCTGCAGACTTTATGCCGGCTACGGCCGGGCCAGTGTATGAATAGATTATTTTCAAATCACAACCACTCGCCGCTATTCTATCGGTGCATTGGAAACCGGAGCCCAACAGATGCCGCGAGACAGCATAAAATTCGAACCACGCTCTATTATGTGGCAGCCGCTGGTGTTATGACCGTCGGTTTGAGTTACGCTGCGGTTCCACTGTATCGAATGTTCTGCCAGGCGTACAGTTATGGAGGTACCACCGGACAGGGACATGCCGGCGATAAGGTAGAAAGTATGCAGAGGGTAAAGGATCGTGTGATAAAAGTTACGTTCAACGCCGATATTGGTGCTTCGATGCGGTGGAACTTTAAACCACAACAGCCTGAAATCAAG GTTGTTCCGGGAGAAACAGCACTCGCTTTCTACACGGCGAAAAATCCTACGGATCAACCAGTGATAGGAATCAGTACCTACAATGTTATTCCTTTCGAAGCGGGAGCATATTTCAACAAGATACAATGTTTTTGCTTCGAAGAACAGCAGCTTAATCCACACGAAGAA GTGGACATGCCGGTGTTCTTCTATATTGATCCAGAAATCATGGACGACCCAAGGATGGAACTGATTGACTCTATAACGTTGTCCTACACTTTCTTCGAGGCAAAAGAAGGCGTTTCGTTCCAAATGCCTTCGTACGCAACCAAGCATAGttctaaataa